CCAACCCTCCAGTTCACACTTGCCGGTATGAGCGGTTACATGtagttatatttatttttttgtagttgatttaattttctcgCCACTGTTAATCACCTGGGCCCCGAGGCCACCTTCTGGCGGGCGTGTGCCAAAAGTCGACACGCCACACCAATCGTTGATGAGTTGCGGCTGCCTGAGCAGCCTCGGGGCTGTACGGGGCGATGTGCATGTGCAGtgacaaaaacataaaaaaaatacttaaattGCAACCACACACCCATGCATGTTTATTTACCGGTGATTTGAACGTGCAAAAAAAGACATCAATTTGCTGCTTTTCAACTGGCTGCCAAACCGTACGTCATTGGAAATGGAGTGGATGGCAATGAGTGTTCATGGGCGGAAAGTCCTGTTAGTTTTCGGTTTTGGTACATCATAACCACTGATTGGTGCATGCTTGTGAAAGGAGAGTGCATATTGTCTTACGCTTTAAGATAATTATGAATCGTTTATTGGTGCAGAGTTTGGCTGCTTTTGCGCTGGAATTGGCGAAGCAAATTGACCCAGTAGTGGCGGGCGAATAAATGTGACGCAAGTTTTACCCCAACGAAACTAGTTTTCTCACGAGGTGAATGTTGATCAATTCTCAAGAAACAATTAAGATAAGAATCACAACGTGATGTATGACATTTCGAAGAGGTTATGCAATTGATGCAATGCTAGGAATGTAAGTAAATGCCATTTCCAGTACAAGGCGAGTTTAAGGTGTGTTAAAGCTGAGAGTGAAAATTTTACTTCAAGACACGAAAATCATGCTACAATTCCAAATTTATCTGccaaattgttttaaaactatttgaaTGTAAAAGAGATGGACGGTATGTTGCTCGTGCAGAAGAAAAACTACTGTACTTTCGCTACACAAACAAGTTTTTCCGTGCACCAAACCAATAAAAGGGTAACTAATTCACCCACGACTAGAGAAAACAAACCGGCACCGTGTCCGATGATCGTTCGCGATCGTTAAACCTGCACCGTGGTGTGCAATTACAACCCATCACCCCCAGCTGAAAGCCAGTGATCAGAAGCAGCATCGTAAATACTTCATCCTCTGATACAGCCCAGACCGATGATTACCGTGCACCACGGCAAGAACAATAATCTTCACTGAATTCCGCACATGATGATCACCAATTTCCATCAGCATTTGTGCACTAACTATGGGCACACAGCGCACCGCAAACTTAATGCAGAAATGGTCAATTTCCTTCGCGTTCgacaaacaaacgtaaaccGAGCGGCTTGGCACCAAGTACGCGGTGCGGATTCCCTGCTTCAAAGCAGTGAGCGCAGTGAGCGAACGCACCGTACCCGCCTGATCGCATCGTTAATCGTGCGTCCTCACCGAGGTAATCGCCAGTCACGCAGCGCGGATGAGGGTGAAAATAAATCAGAGTAAAATTTACGACCGCCAGCGCTGGCGGCCCCGTGACGATGCAGACGACGATCGTCTTCCGTAAAAAAGTTTGCGACCCGGGGAAGGGTCTGCACTTTTTGGACAGCGTGTGATGGAGCAGCACAGTTTGATCTAGTGGTTCGCGTGTTGCGCGAAGTGCTGAAGCATTCTGTCATCAAAGGGAGCGTTCACTACGGTGTAGGAGAGCGTGGGGGATTGTTTGATGTTTAGTTTGGCTCCGCACATATTGCCGCTGACAGCGTGCCTCAGCGCGATGGAAAAGGGAACGCGAGTTTGGCAATGGACGATGCAGGAAGCCATTTTCTTCGTGGCCGCACTCGATCATGTGAGGGAGGTGCTCTAATTAGCTTCGACGGTATCGCTTTTCAACGGTTTAGAGCGCATTCTGACGCATGTTATCTTGGCATCCACAAAATTAGGATACATTTTACGATGGGTTTGGCGATGGGAATGGTCGTCATATTTGTAGAGATTGAAGTTTTAACCTACACCTACAACCTACAAGAAGATATCTCATGAAGAGTTGGGAAATCTGTACAGGAATCATTTATCAAATCGGAAAATGTGGAGTATAATTCCACGGATTCCGAATTCAACTGACAAAATGGGAACCATTGCTGATATCGGTCGATGAAGAACTAGTTGTTGTAATAGATGTGTTATCTGGAACTACTGCAACTACAATCCATACTTGCAAAAATCTTTCTTGATTCCAACATAAACCATTTCCCAAAATTTTCGTTGCCAACAACTGCAGAAATTCAAAAGGTAATTGTACATGACGCATCGATTTCATTAATATTCGGATTCTTCTGCTTTCAGtttcttaaaaaaaggaataaatagTCTGAAGAATAGTACTTACTTTGGCAGTGTCCTTTGTAGGCAACCAACAGGGAAGTAATCTCCTGCCTGCAAGCCCGCTTCTTCAACTGACATTCGGTTTTGTACGTTCTACCGTCTGTGCCGCAGACTGGATTGTAGAAGTTTGTTTGatgctgcaataaaaaaaacgttattgTCAGCATTTAACTTAAAGTACAGAttggaaaaaattatttaaactaaaatgaaaaactattCAAGCTATGAAATAAATAGCGTATTAGTGCTTGTATAAATCgctctaaaaataaaataaaatccaatttaaatgtttcaaactCAATTCAACAGTCATTAAAAACTCACAAAAGAGGttaaaaaatggttccaaaaCGCGTTGCAAAGACCGTGCTGATGATCttaccataatttcattgcccCAGAAATCCTCCATCGGCAGGCCCTGGTGCTTTCGAtttcttcgctgctgctgctgctgctggtgatagTTCTCGATGAAGAAGACATCGTCCACATAGTTTGGCTCACGGCGCGGTACCCGTACCGCCGTGCCGTTCTGCTTGCGGCCGACCCGCGGAACACGCAGCAACTTTGGCTTCCCGAACGCGACGAACGGTGCGACGGTGGTGGACTTTCGGTGGGTTCGTTCGTTCATCGTCTGATTGCCCCGGACCGGCGCATCCTTCCGATGGTGGCGACGCGTTGTGGTGGGTGGAATAAAGGTCGATACAGCACCTCGGCCCTTGGACGCTGCACCCTTGCCACCGGTGGGATTGGTATTTAAAGCTAACCCGCTCTGCTGCAGTACGATCCGCTCGCCACCGGTCCAGTCGCGGCCGGATGGGGTGCAGCCGGGCGGTACGGGACCGTAACTCGCCGCAGTACAGTTGCGGGTCTGGTGGGTGAGACCTTTGGACGTGCTGGTGCCACTACTTCTACTATGCTTactgctattactactactgccACCCCGACTACTACTCACTAATGTCACAGATTccaataaattatgcttcttATCCTTAGCGTTATCCTTGGCGCTGGGTTTTGCGCCCGCTCTTTGGCTACCACCGGGTGATCGGTTTTCACTTAGGCTAGACTTTTTTACACTCCTGCCGCCGCGTCCGTCGACCGTCTCCGGGCCGGTGTACCGTAGCTGGCGCGGCCTCGGTTGCCGTCCGGTGTCGGCGAAATACTGTCGGTGGTTTCGCTGGCTTTCGCTCAGGTTGATCACCTTAATGTTTTGCTGGTGAAAGCGGGGTTGCTGCtcgtgttgctgctgtggctggTGCAGCTGATGCAGCCGGTTGTTGCGTCTGGATGACGGTGGGCGTCGTTTGTTGCTGCCACCGCTGCACGTCGGTGCACAGATGCATTTGGGACGATTGCGGCGCATCACACAACGTTTGTTTGGGCCACACTTTGCACGGTCGCAGGTATCTGTTGGATGGGGATAAAAAGTAATTTGAACATTCTTACAAGGCAACCATGAAAATAATGCTTCAATGCTATGTAGAAAGGAATTCTTCGTTCTCTTTAATAAATACAGTCAGTTCCCAATAAAAAATACGTAATctaatgtttaaaataattaaacatacaCAAATTGTAAAATCTATAATTTTTTGAGCATCTGAGTGTATTTCTTCCCaaaatatgaatgaaaatgattcaTAAAGTATGTTGATTTCAATACAACTGAAAAATAATCGGGTTAATCGTATGAGAATCAGTAacgattatgaaaaaaaactatttcctCAAGTGATTTCCCCTAGAAAATTATGTTCCATAAATTATTAAcccatggaaaaaaaaatcgtcatgGCTGTTTAATATACAGTATGATTAACAAAAAAGCGTATTTTACCTACCTAAACATGAACTGCACTCCATCCCATCGTTGAACGCGTTGATGAAGAATAGACCGACATCGGGAATGTCCCGCTCGCTGAAGCCCTTCCCGCCATTAGAGCCGGCCCCGCAGCAACTCTCTCGCGTCACATTACGAGCGAACAGCTGGCTGCACTTTCCCGACGACTCATACCGCCGCAACCAACAGGTACCGGCtggaaaggaagcaaacacaaaaaaaaaaaaaacaaatgagatAAAAGCTGGAATAGCAACCATGAAATGCAATCATCAATAACGCCACACCACGGCGGTCGGCAAGGCAACACCGTGGACCGTGGTCAAAGATCGCCGATAGGATGGTGCAACAGGTCGCCCCATACGAaccgggagtttttttttcccccagcTCGGATGCACTCGGTTCACACGGTAACGGGGCCCCACGGGTTGGACGCTTGATTGCAAATAGTGAAATCATAAATTCAATATAATAGATGCCGCGATCAATTAGCCTCCCGGTACGGTGCGGCGACGGATGGAAGCCGAAGCAAAACCCCATACACGGTACCGCCGGCGAACGGATCGTGCATCGCCTGGCAACGAGATGAGTCGATGTACGGACGGGACCACCACCGTTGGGGACGCGGTGGTTGCTTCGTGTGAAACCATTTCGTGGCCGCGGTCAGATGATAGACGGTATGTCGCATCAACGCACGTGTTGCACCCGAACGGTGCAACGTGGCCCAGAGTGTGAGGTTGCGGTCTCTTTGATTGAAACCGAAGATGCATCTCCCGCGACGGTTTCACGATACGGCAGCAACGGTACAAGCAAAATGGTTGAAGGTGCCGGTTGAACCTGTTGGTTCGAATTTCGTTCGACAACTGACATGTATCCGTTTTGGTGTGTGGTTTATCGTATTCTAGGTCGAGTCCATCAATCCATTCAGTTTCAATAAATGTGTCAAGCTTCACGTAGAAGTGATTTGAGACTGCATGTTCAAATGCATTTGAGTATGTATTACAATAAAGGTAGATAACCCAATCATTAAGAGGAAGGGAATTGTTTCGAGTCCATCCAATACATTTTCTATCGATATTGCTTCATCAATATAGagattttaacatttaaaaaacagTCCATGGCTATATTTCGTATCgaatatttaatttgataaTAAGTATCTTGGTAACATCAGCAATCTATTTTCGTCAGGACGGTTCAACATAATGGCTGAAAGTCTGAATTAATGATTATATCCAAATATACCATAAATGTCGAATATAATAGTACAAATACATAGTACGTACAGTCCTCTCGAAAAGAATACTGTATAGCTTTTTGTTAAAAGgcttgaaaattaattgagcaaagaaaaaggattttaaTCCCATCCCCTACTATCTATTCAGCACAGAGTGACGGACAACAATATAGCATTAATCGGATACGCTCGATTGCGAAAGAAACAAGCGACTGTATCTAAAAACTCACCACCACAACTTTCCCATCCGCGATCGGTTTTGTGTCGGTAATCTGCGCGGGCACATATCTATATATTTTCCGTACATATATTCCATGCACGTGCACCCATTTCCACCGCTGGCAATCATTCATTTTCTACACCCCGCGTGTTGGGAATGGGAAATGAGATGGTACGgagcatggaaaaaaaaaagagacccCATTCACTCCGAACAAAACCGTACCTCAATTGCATTCATCCCCGCGAAGCCATCATTAGGCTGATCATAACAGGCAGGCGGCCTCCTGCGGAGAAGCACCGATTCTGATCGCGCGCACCAATTATCGTGGGTATAGATTTGAAGTGTCTTGTTTGATCAAGCATCCGTCATGTTGTTTTTACtgggtgcttttttgttgttgttgttgagctATCCCACAATAGCTCATTAATCTTGCGACATGCGGCCTGACGGTAGGAGAAAAGTTTGTTCACGTATCGAGATAAAGGGTTCACCGGTGGTATTTtaatggtttgtgtgtgtgtgtgtgttttcctccttttttacTATGGTTggatttcgtttcgatttatGTGACG
This Anopheles marshallii chromosome 3, idAnoMarsDA_429_01, whole genome shotgun sequence DNA region includes the following protein-coding sequences:
- the LOC128713587 gene encoding uncharacterized protein LOC128713587 → MSIQSAVVQRKSGSGSGSGHASISPPSRRAPGTMAPTLTASSAPSSDRPVGRGAAVAGGKMFPTLDVTAKLTLLIMLLIAVIDHSEAGTCWLRRYESSGKCSQLFARNVTRESCCGAGSNGGKGFSERDIPDVGLFFINAFNDGMECSSCLDTCDRAKCGPNKRCVMRRNRPKCICAPTCSGGSNKRRPPSSRRNNRLHQLHQPQQQHEQQPRFHQQNIKVINLSESQRNHRQYFADTGRQPRPRQLRYTGPETVDGRGGRSVKKSSLSENRSPGGSQRAGAKPSAKDNAKDKKHNLLESVTLVSSSRGGSSSNSSKHSRSSGTSTSKGLTHQTRNCTAASYGPVPPGCTPSGRDWTGGERIVLQQSGLALNTNPTGGKGAASKGRGAVSTFIPPTTTRRHHRKDAPVRGNQTMNERTHRKSTTVAPFVAFGKPKLLRVPRVGRKQNGTAVRVPRREPNYVDDVFFIENYHQQQQQQRRNRKHQGLPMEDFWGNEIMHQTNFYNPVCGTDGRTYKTECQLKKRACRQEITSLLVAYKGHCQTSCKFVQCPDGKRCIEDQNATPHCASCGGTECRADRSPKSVVCGTDGITYPSICELKRQACLTGRAIPVAYRGRCVEAATCETIKCKDRQHCLTDLKTHKPRCVSCSYKCPRMKRQQGYGKAYRDAKNYPFNDHIKLCGTNNRTYHSWCHMQKDSCTTGFYIDVQHSGSCAFRR